The region GGAAGGGGCTGTGGCAGGCAAGTCTCCCAGCAGCTGATACCAACTGCTCTATATATAGCCTCCAGGGCCTGGCCGCTGCATTAGAGCACACAGCCCGAACAACCAAGCCACATGCGTTTTACTTTCTGGTAGTCAAAGGAATAAGAAAGTAACTTCTCTTTTAGTTTAGCGCCAGAGTTAGAATGAACAAGCCCAAAATTGTCAGACCAGAGGAGAGGTAAGTGCAGCCAGTCTCTCTTAGAGTGATATTACTAATAGTGACCGAcgcatgtgtttttttttttactaatccTTTTGATTTTGAAGAGGTTTcactcttgaaaaaaaaaagctaaaacaaatTATCATATGTTTGATTCATAAGTATAAtagtttctctgtgtcttaacAGTCAGCCAGCACAGGCGCTGTGGTTTGACAGAAAGAAATATGTCACCATCAACTTCATGGTTCATAAACCTAAAGATGTCCAGGTTGATATCCAGCCAGACAAAATGATTTTATGGTGAGTTTAAACATTAGGTGgcattttgtttctctgttactGAAATCTCTTTCTTGCTCTGTCTTGTGTAACATTTAGTGCAGCAACAGGGTTTGTTAAAAACCTTAGCCATTATCTTCAGGGATTGAAATGATAATGTGGCGAGTTGTCTATACTATAAAATGTTGCaaattgtgtatatttttgtgtataACCCTGTCCTGTCTTTACAACAGCTGCAAAAACAGCACAGATGATGTGTTCTACAATGTGCTGCACTTCTACGACAAAGTTCAAATCCATGTAAGCATCTGATTTTTAGGCACGATGAGACCAATGGAATATAACTCATTTTATATGTTGTATGATGAAATATGTGGTCAGTGTGATGTTGAttataagtgtgtttttatcctTTCAACACTTTAAAAGGACTCCAGAGAAAGAGTCTATGACCGCACCATCAATGTCTTGCTAAGGAAGATGAAGCCTGATTATGCATGGCCTCGTCTCCAGAAGGATGAAGCCAAggtaagtctgtgtgtgtgtgttgaaattGATCAGTCACAAGGTTTTCAACATCATAAATTCTCAACATTGGTCAcatagtgcgcatgcgccaacgtgcatgctgcctgttgccgtagctccgtctcgtcgtcttaaagagtttcccctcggggatcaataaagtatttctgattctgattctgattgccCCACATTTATGTCTAAAAATTGTCATGACCTCAGAAATGTTTGAAGTTTTCATGTGAATTtgatgacatgtttgttttctattgtAAAGATCACCAAGGAAGATCTAAATGGATTTTTATAGAAATGGTGATATATTTCAGAAAAACTCTTGACACACTGTGGCTGTctcagaaaaaacaacatggtCTCAACACCTGGTATTTGCaagtttaaatgaaaatgtatctaaaactttactttaaaattGTGTTGTTTCTCCTTCTTTTTGCAGCCCAGCTGGATTTCTGTAGACTTTGATAACTGGAGGGACTGGGAGCATGAAGAAGATGAGGGAAAGGAAGAGTATGATAGATACCTGGATGTAAGTACATGCAATGTGTCCAGTAATAAGATCACCTAAATTCTGATAATGTTCAAGAGTTTAGGAAACAGTGCATGCACTTTGCGATATTCCCATTATTTATCTGAGGGTTTGGATttaggtgagtgtgtgtaaacatTTGGCTTTCCTTTATCAGATGATCCAAGAAATGGCTAACAGTAATAAAGGAGCAACACCAGATATGGATGATCTTAGTGATGTAAGTACAGAGTTCACCCATGGGTTGCCTTGCTTCACCAATAAAAAATGGTTTATTGCCTGTAGAATAATGGGTAATACAGTAATCCCGTAAACCAACTGCTTTTATTATTGCCATGGCTTCAAACTCCACGTCATAGACAGTGAACATTCATTCTAATTTACAGACATTTAGCTCACCTTCTGTTAATATGGCATGCCATGCTGTGATGTGTGACTGTATACACTGGAAAAATCAAAAACTCATTATTTTAACGATCATTTAAATGTTGACTTTGACTTCCTTCTTCCCCTACAGTCTGACTGAGACTCACAGTACCCTCTCTGCTGTGTTGGAGGCCACTATAACTTTATTGCTCAGGATACTAAGGACAATGCAGTGTTTGCTGAAGCTTTTAATGTTTGCAGATTATTTGATGTGTTATTGTAtactgtttttatatatgtgaTATTTTCTATGGGATTATTTATTGACATATTATTGCCCACTGTACACTGACATATTGtcagttttaataaaaacaagttttgtCAGCCATGGTTTGAAAGTCATTACGATATGGTTATACGATATTGGGGTAACATCTGGGTAACAAAGTGACATCACCATGTTCCATCATCCAGAGCGCACGAAGAACCTCATTTCATCCCTTTACTTTGAACTGAGAACATTAAACCACAAGAGAACAACTTATCACTTCAACTGAAGTTAAATAACTACAGAATGCAGAATAAATTACACGGTACTGTACACAAGATGGAGTGATTCTGCATCActtaataaacaataaaaaatgaatgaatgaaatcagaaaaaaatgtgataatgGGCTGCTTCTGCCCCtaggctgtgtgtttttgtatgtatgtatatactacATACACACTGCAAGTGTTAAATATTTGGTGGAACTATATCTGTTCTTTCAATAAAAGTTATTAGAAAAAGGTGCGTCCACATGGCCtagatgtgttttgtgtaacTGCACATGTCTCTAGTTTGATTCTAGCTGGGGACctgtgttgcatgtcattcccttTGCTCTGTCCTCATGTTCTTTGTCTTacaatatctatctatctatctatctatctatctatctatctatctatctatctatctatctatctatctatctatctatctatctatctatctatctatctatctatctatctataacaATATATTGTAGTTGTAGTGGTATACAGATAGATAGTGAATGGCAATATAAAACAgttgtaattatataaaatatgtcttcataggagaagaTATACTGTTATGgttgaaaatactgtacattaataaactaCATTGTAATTGTTATAAACAGCTTATTATATGATTATTCATTGCTTATAGATGATACATACAGTGTCAGTCACTCAGGATTCCTGGACAAGACAAGGGAAGAAAGAGTTAGTCGCGTAGCTTGGCTTTTCCCAGAAGTAAAGCTAGACACGAGTAttctggaaaagaaaagaggatgGCGAACATACAGCAGAAATAGTGGCAGCCATTATGGGGCTACAGTGGGTTGAAGAGGTCAGACGTGATGGGGTGGTAGTATGCACAGACTCAATAGCCGTCTTGGAAAGCATACAGTCAACAACAACTGTCAGAGAAGATTTACTCATTGAACTTTACCATAGCTTGCTAAGACTTCATAGAGGGGGTATAGATGTTCAGTTCTGTTGGGTGCCAACACATGAGGGGTTGAAAGGGAATGAGTTTGCTGATAAACTAGCAAAAAGGGCATTGCAAAAGGTAATAACAACACCAGTTGCACTTcggaaaggagaagaaaaagcagtgattaagaaaaaaaaaaaaaatgagtggAGATATGGCAGAAAAGGTGGGAGGAAGACCAGATAGGAAGGGGGtatcacaaaatacaaaagtcgGTCATAACAAAGAGATTTTAAGAAAGGAATAGAAGGGAGGAAATCATCATAACAATGACTCATATTGGATCACACAGGATTACATGGCACCATGGTTGTACTGGGGGAAAGGAACAGTGACAAGTGTGGGAATTGTGGAGTTAAAGAAAATGTGGAACATATATTGCATTGCACCATGTACGAAGCGGAAAGAGAGAAGTTACatgataaagtcagagaggcagGAGGGGAGTGGAACCTGATGGGGCTACTGTgaacagaaggagagggagagagggtaAGAGTCAGCAGGAAGGTTGGTGGGAAGAATTTAAGAAATAGGGTCAAATGACATGACGTTACACACTCTtgtacagtaggtggcggtatgCACCTTAAAGTTGTTTGTGATCCGCTAAAccgagagaagaagaagaagcagccgCACTGACGCTGTCAGAGTCACTTTAATTATATTAACTCGTATTTCAGGTAGAGCTTTTCCACAAAAACACTCCAGAATGGCTTTTCAGTGTCAACGAGACTGTTATATGAAAGAGGTATGAAACTGTTTCAAGACAGTAAATTTAAGAATCATTCTCTGCTAAAATGATTAGCATGGTTGCTAACTAACGTTACAGTGCAAGTGCACTAGTCTGTGATTAACTAACGCTActctttactttattttagGGCAATGTATATTTGATGTATGTTGAGTTATATAATGTTGTGACAGCGCAATAGCAGCGTTTGAGTAAGAGCAGGAACACTTTATTTGCTTGCAGTTGCTTTTACGCTTCT is a window of Siniperca chuatsi isolate FFG_IHB_CAS linkage group LG20, ASM2008510v1, whole genome shotgun sequence DNA encoding:
- the ptges3l gene encoding putative protein PTGES3L, encoding MNKPKIVRPEESQPAQALWFDRKKYVTINFMVHKPKDVQVDIQPDKMILCCKNSTDDVFYNVLHFYDKVQIHDSRERVYDRTINVLLRKMKPDYAWPRLQKDEAKPSWISVDFDNWRDWEHEEDEGKEEYDRYLDMIQEMANSNKGATPDMDDLSDSD